The sequence TGGTTGCCAGCAATTGAAGTGTATGAAGATAATTTTCAGCATCCTATTTTCAAGAAAGATCTTTCAGAGAAAGAAGCATATATAGCCATTGCCAAATTCAATCCAGAAATTATCATTGGTGGTCCTCCATGTCAGGATTTCTCAAGCGCAGGCAAAAGAGATGAAGGTCTTGGCAGAGCAGACTTAACCCTAGATTTTGCAAACATTATTTCTCACGTCAAGCCTTCTTGGTTTGTCATGGAAAATGTAGAGAGGATTGCGAAAAGCCGCATCTTAGAGACGGTTTTAAAAAAATTAAGAGAAAATGGATATGGTTTAACCTCTTCAATTTTAAATGCGAGTTATTGCGGGGTTCCACAAGCTAGAAAAAGATACTTTTTAATTGGTCAACTTGGTGGCAAGGATGATTTTTTAAGTTTTTATTTAGCGAAGAATCAGTCAAATAAGCCTATGACTGTATTTGATTACCTGGGTGAAAATTTAGGTCTTGAGTATTTTTATCGTCATCCTAGAAGCTATAAAAGAAGAGCAGTTTTTAGTATTCATGAACCTAGTCCAACTATTCGAGGTGTAAATCGTCCTATTCCTAAAACATACAAAAAGCATGAAGGAGATGCTTGTGAAATCAATGAAGACTTACGACCTTTAACTACAATTGAACGAAGCTATATTCAGACATTTCCTAATTCGTTCAAGTTCAAGGGTAATAAATCAGACTTAGAGCAAATGATTGGCAATGCTGTTCCGGTCAAACTTGCTGAGTACGTCGCCTCTTGTATTCTTGAATATACCGAGGATTGTTCTAAAGGCACTATATATTCTCCGCCTGAGTTACAGCTAAAATTATTTGAGCGGGCGTGTAGTTACAGCGGAAATGTTTAGTAATTGAAAAGCCCCTGAAGGTATACGATAACTGTTCTAAGATGAAAGTTGAGTATAGCCAGCAACCTAACACTGCGTTGGTGCGGACGGTACAGAGGTTATCTGTGAGAGTTCGAGATGATCTGCCGCCGCACAACTTCACCGTTAGCCTGTTTTACACAAAGAGAGATACTTATGAAATCAAAAGATGCGAACAAAAAGGTATCCGTTAAGAAAGCCTCACTTGACCATGTGCTTAGGAAAAATGAGAAAATTAAAGAAACTGTCAAAAAAGCTGCGAGTGAACTTACATCAGTAAATAAAGTTCTTAAGCAAGAAGAAATACCTGTTCAGGTTATTAAACAGGCCGTCACTCAAAATGAAGACGTTGAACATAGGATTGCGAAAGCAGCAACCGATTTGAAACTAGTTAACGCCAAACTTTCCAAAGAATTGGCTGATCGAATAGTTATCGAAGCTGAACTTGCTGATACGAAGACTGACTTGGCCGAAGTGCGCGATGATTTATCAAAATCCCAAATCAAAGAAGAAGAAGCACAGAAACTTGCACTTCAAGATGCCCTCACTGGCCTTCCAAACCGTGTGTTATTTGAACAGGGTCTCGACCACAGCTTGATTCAAGCAAAAAGACGCGGATGGGGACTCGCTGTCCTATTTATTGATATCGATAAATTCAAGAATATTAACGACTCCTATGGTCATGATGCGGGAGACCAGGTGCTGTTGATGGTGGCAAACCGTTTACAATCTTCTGTACGCAATGAAGATATGGTCAGCCGGTGGGGAGGTGACGAGTTTGTTTGCCTATTGTTAGAAGTCAAGCAAGAAGCTGACGTGACTCGCCTAGCAGAGAAAATGATAGATTGGCTTGCTGAACCCTACGAGTTTAATGGAATAGTTTTTTCTATAAAAGCAAGTATTGGTATTGCAATATATCCTACAGATGGAGAAACGGCAAACATTCTTTTCAAAAATGCTGATACAGCAATGTATAAAGCAAAGAGAACAGAAAACCGAGTTGTAATATTTCGAGAATCTAATGAGCAAAAACCGGGCTAACATCGCGTGCACTGGATTTGGCTTACGCCTTCTTCTCATGGGTAGTTTCTTTGTTTAGTTTCGTCCGTTGGCGAAGTTGCTTCTGGGTTCGCCAAACCAGTAACGCTCGCCGTTATGCTGCTCATTCTGAAGTTGAAGGAATACTAGAAACACAACGGTTGACTGATTGGCATCCTTTGCTACAGCACATAAATTGCTGCACTGTTAACCCTGAACTAGAAGGATGAAAAACATGTCGGTGATGTCTGAAGCACTTGAGAGAATCAGTTCGTACTGTAATATCGAAAGAACAGGTCGAAGTAGGGAAGAAGTCGAAAGGAAACTCAGCTTTTTCCCGTTTCAGCTTGCTGATGAAGCGTATGAGTATTATCAATGGGCAGGTGCACCAACGGGTGATCGCCAGCCTGAAGGCTGGGATGGTTCTTATAACAAGAATTCAACATATCATTTTTCACTTAAACGTTATTTACCAACTAAATTAATTCACTTTCTATCCATTGAGGAAGCCGAACAATACCGTTTTCATGATTATGATCCGGCATATTTCCCATTCGTGTCTTATGAAAACGGCATGTTATATATTGTTGGTTCAGAAACTCAGACTGCAACCTCACCTGTGATGCAAGGAGAAGATAAGTGTAGGTTGTGGTTTCCCAGTTTGACCAATATGATGTTGGCAATTGCAGAGTCCCTAGAAACCATCGGAGG comes from Neosynechococcus sphagnicola sy1 and encodes:
- a CDS encoding DNA cytosine methyltransferase translates to MTSKVGSLRMRTVDLFSGCGGMSLGFQNAGFDIIAAFDSWLPAIEVYEDNFQHPIFKKDLSEKEAYIAIAKFNPEIIIGGPPCQDFSSAGKRDEGLGRADLTLDFANIISHVKPSWFVMENVERIAKSRILETVLKKLRENGYGLTSSILNASYCGVPQARKRYFLIGQLGGKDDFLSFYLAKNQSNKPMTVFDYLGENLGLEYFYRHPRSYKRRAVFSIHEPSPTIRGVNRPIPKTYKKHEGDACEINEDLRPLTTIERSYIQTFPNSFKFKGNKSDLEQMIGNAVPVKLAEYVASCILEYTEDCSKGTIYSPPELQLKLFERACSYSGNV
- a CDS encoding GGDEF domain-containing protein gives rise to the protein MKSKDANKKVSVKKASLDHVLRKNEKIKETVKKAASELTSVNKVLKQEEIPVQVIKQAVTQNEDVEHRIAKAATDLKLVNAKLSKELADRIVIEAELADTKTDLAEVRDDLSKSQIKEEEAQKLALQDALTGLPNRVLFEQGLDHSLIQAKRRGWGLAVLFIDIDKFKNINDSYGHDAGDQVLLMVANRLQSSVRNEDMVSRWGGDEFVCLLLEVKQEADVTRLAEKMIDWLAEPYEFNGIVFSIKASIGIAIYPTDGETANILFKNADTAMYKAKRTENRVVIFRESNEQKPG